Part of the Methanosphaera cuniculi genome is shown below.
GATTATACTATAGTAGGAAAAAATTATTTTATTAATGATAAAAGTGGTTTTACATTTATTGTAAATGGAAAATATGCTAGTGTATTTAATCAGAAAACTAAAAAACTTGATATTAAATATATCTATGAAGATAAAGATAAAGATGAAATTATTAATAATCTTGGTTTAGGATATGTGATAAATATTACATCATCATCTGATCTTATTAATACAACAAAAATATCATTAAATCCAGAAAATAATTACACAACAAGGATAGATATTAGTAAACTTCCAGCAAATCATGAAAATATAACATTAACATCAGGTAACATTTTAATAGCTAATATTATATATGATCATTCAAATGTAGAATTTAACAATATCACAGCAAAACCAGGAGAAACAATAACATTAAATGCTACATTTAAAACTTCAGATAATAAACTTATACCAAATGGAAAAGTAGCATTTAAAATCAATGGATGTACAATAGGACATAGCAATATTAAGTATGGAACAGCAAAACTAAACTACACAATACCAGAAAACTACTCAGCAAAAGATTACATACTAACAACAACATATGGAGGAAGTAGCAAATTCATAGAAGCACGTACTAACTCAACACTACATCTTAAAAAACTTGTTACAAAAACAAATCTAACAACAACAATTGAAGGAAACATACTAAAAATAACAGTAGATCCAAAAGATGAAAAAGGAAACACAGTAAAAACTGGAAAAATATGTGTAAAAATAGAAGGAAAAACACTACAAAACCTAAAAATAAAAGGAAAAACAACACTAAACTTCACAATACCAAAAAGTTGGAACAACCGAGAAATAAAAGTTCTAGCAATATATGGAGAAAATAACAACCATAAAGAAAGCAGAACTGAAATAAAAACAAAACTAGTGTTAAACACAAAAACAACAAAAACAGATGAAGTAATAAATAACTACTATGTATCAGATCTTACAGGATCAGACACAAACACAGGATCACAAACTAGTCCATTTAAAACAATACAAAAAGCAATAAACACAATAAATACAAACAAACAAAATGCAAACATATACCTAGATGGAAACTTCAAAGGAGTAGGAAATACAAACCTAACAGTACCTGGAAATCTTCATATAAACTTTATAGGAGTAGGAAATTCAAGTATAGATGGAGAAGTAAATTATACCATAAAAACAATTCTTGACCCAGATGAATACTATTGGTTATCTACACCAATATGGTATCCATACAATAATGCAACTGGAAACTGGGCTATGAACATAACAAGTGGAACTGGACTTATAAAACTAAGTAATCTTACAATTAAAAACTGTTGGAATCCAGGAGAAAGTAATTTTGAATCATACCTAACAGGTACAATTACAAATAATGGAAATCTTATAGTTAATAACGTATCATTTATATATAACCATGGTGGAGTAGGTGCTGGTATAAAAAATAATTCTGAAGGAAATCTCACAGTTTTAAATAGCTTATTTGAAGCAAACCGTAAAAGTAACAGTACAGGTAACTATGGGGCAGGAATATATAATAATGGAACAGCAACAATAATAAACTCTACATTCCAGAAAAACTATGCAAGATGGGGAACAGTTACAAATGATAAAAACTTAACTATTATCAATTCAACTATTCGTGATAACATTGAATATGATGGTGGAAGTACATATAAAACAGGAACTGGAATTACAGCTAATACTCAATCAACAAACTTTTATGCTAACTTAACTATGGATAATGTAACAACTGTAGTTGATAGATGTACATTTATTAACAATGATCAACTTGACATCTATTTAGATCAATCAAATATAAATATTACAAACTGTGTATTTAATAATTCAACAGGAATATATGTACCTAAATTTACGAATGATTTTAGTTATTATAATATAAGTATAATAAATAATACATTTAATTCTCCTAGAGGATCTTCATTATTCAAAAGTCTTTCATCATTAAATGAACTTCAATTTGCATTAAAAGCATATGCAAATGCATACTATGTGATTGAAAATAACACTGTATTAAATATTACAGGTGGAGAAACATATGCTGTGGAAATTAAATCAGATAATGTAATACTCAAAAATAATACATTTAATCGTGTAATTTCAGTTATTGGGAAAAATAACACTATAACTAGAAATAATATTACAACACAAGAAGATATATATGGTATTGTAATTGGAAGTAGTAGTTTAACAAATGTTACAAATAACTACATATCAACAAAAGGATTCTTAGGAAGTGCAGCAATTAACTATGATTCATTAACAACAAATATTATAGAAAATAACACACCTCAAGCATCACTCATACAAGTTGATGATGATACATTCTATAGATACTTTGATGATGATGGAAAATTACTTAATACATTTAAAAACATAACACAAATTCAAATAAATAACCCATTAACAAATAAAAATATTATCCTAGATAAAGATATACAAATTATACAAACTAGTAATATAATATCATCTAACTTAACAATAACCATAAATAATGCTAAAGCAAATATAAATGGTGTTAAAATAGTAAATACAAACAAAGAACCAGGATTAATCTTTAATTCTAATGAAAATATTGTTGAAAATGTAGCTATAACAACAAATGCTGATAATACAATAGTTCTTAATGGAGAAAATAATAATATTACAAACAATGTATTAATTGCAGATATTCTTGTAGGAGATGAATCTGTAAAAACAACATCAACAACAAATAAAATAGAAGATAATACTCCATCTTATAAAAATTATATTATCACAGAGAAAAATTATAATGAATACTTTGATAATCAAGGAAACATGAAACCAATAAGTGACATACGTGAAATTTACTTATTAATTAATGGAACTATTAAATCAAAAGAATTCATATTTAATATAGATAGAACAATTAACTTACAAAATTATCAAAATGCAGTATTAACTAATTGTACAATAAAAACATTAGGAAATACTAAACTAAATATTAAAAACATAACAATAATAAATAATAATGAAAAAACACCAATTATAATCAATTCACCAGTAATTAACATAGAATACACAAATATTACAGCTGATACAAATGCAATTAATATAACAAATGTATCATCAGCTAGTTTCAATATTAATTATAATAATATTTTTGTAAATAGTTCTGATAATGTAGCATCAATAAGTATTAGAAATGTAACACCAACATCAGCAAATATAAGAAGTAATAATATAACTACCTATGGTCCTGCAACAAATCTTAACTGGGTAAGTGGTATTGTTTCAACATGTTCTATTGAACTTATTAATACAACAGGTGTAACAGTAAGTGTTAATAATATAACTACAAGTTATAATTCATATAAAGATGAATATGATACAATATATTCAGTAAATATGATAGGTAATAAAACTGGAAATGTAAATACTATAAGTAGTAATAATATTAATACAAATGGTCATAATTATGCTTATGCAATTAACAGTAACTATCAAACAATAAAATCAAACTATAATCGAATAATAACAAAAGGACAATCACCAGCAGGAATTCAAGTAATGGGATCAAATGGAACTAGGTTAAGTGATATTATAACTTGTAATGGTTCATATGCACAAGGTATTATATTATCAATGTGTAATAACACACAAGCATCTTCATCATCAATAGTACTTAATGGAAATAAAACTGTAGGATTTAGTTTATATCAATGTAATAATTGTGATTTCCAGGCAAACAAAATAAAACTTAATGGAACAAATGCTGAGGCATTTAATATAGTTTCATCAGAAAATAGCAATATAACAAATAATATAATAAATACAATTGCAAGAAATATTACAAATGATAGTGCTGATATAAAATTAATAAATACAAGTGGTATGCAGATTTCAGGAAGTACAATATCAACACTAAATAAATACACAATAACTCTTGATAAAGAATCAAGTGGAAATCTTATTAAAACAAATACACTCTATTCAAATGAATATTATGCAGAAGATTCAATTATGGATAATGGAATTTTAAATCGTATACGTTTAAACTATCCTGAAAATCCAACATCATTTATTACTCTTAATGAAAAAACATACTCTGAATTCTTTGATAAAAATGGAGTATTAAAAGATGAAATACCATCACATATTACAATATTAATTTCAGGAAACTTATATGGAAAAACACTTAATATAACCAAACCATTAAATTTAATTTCAGAGAAAACAACACTTGAAGATTGTATAATAATTATTGATAAAAAAGCTACAAATACAAATATAACAGGTGTAACTTTAGTAGGAAAAAATACTAAAGTTAAAATTTATGCAGATAACTGTACTTTTAATATGGATAAATTAAATATTACATCAACAAATAATATAAATCCAATATTAATACTTGGAAATAATAACAATATCATGTTATCTAATGGTGTGATAAGAGGAGCATCAGAAAATAATGCAACAATAATTACAATAGAAGGAGATTCTAATAAAATTAACATAGAGACTTTAGAATCACAATACTATAATGTAATTGGTGTTTTATTAAATAATGCAAATAATAACTATATAAACATGACAAAGAGTTCTACTTTCCAACCTTTCTATGCTAATGAAGCATGTGGAGTAGTGCTTAATAACTCAAATTATAACATAGTAGATGCTTCAATTGGATGTTATTCATCTGACCATATGGTAAATTTAAAATTAAATAATTCATCATATAACAAGTTTAGTGGAAGTTTAAGAGCAGATATATCAAATACACAATTAATATTAGTGGAAAATAATTCAACATATAATAGATTTGAAAACATAAATATACCAGGGTATGGAACTAATACTATTAGAACAATACCTATAATAATAAATAACTCACACAATAATACAATAAGAGATTGCTCCATACAATCAGGAAATTCAGGAAATCTAATAAATATTATTGAAGGAGTAGGAAATACAATTGAATATAACAGTTTAATAACAGCTACACACGGGGGAGATGTTGCAGTATTGCAAGAAAATATAAATGATACAGTAAATAATATAGTAAGATATAATGTTGGAAAAGTAGTTAATGTACAAGTAAGTTCAAATATAGTATCTTCAACAGATGCACTTAGCAGTGTATTATTTAATGTTACATTTAAATATCGTCCAGATAGACAATATATACCTGTAGAAGATGGTCTTGTAATATTCATAGTTAATGGTAAAGAAGTAGGAAATATAACTCTTAGTAGTGATGATAATGGTACAGCACTTTATAATTATACATTAACAAAAGATGATGTTGGATCATTAGATGTAAAAATTAGATATATAGATCTAAAAGCAGAAAAACAATTAAAAATTTTAAATAAAACTATTGAAATTAATAAATTTAGTACAACTACTTTAATGCCTAATATAACAAATCCTAAAGTAGAAGTAAATCCAAAAGTAATGATTATGGATTCAAATGGTAATATTGTATATGAAGGTAATGTAACATTTAAACTTGGAAATAAAACATCTACTGTAAGTATAGTAAATGGATTAGCACAAACTACATTTAGTCTAAAAGATCTTGACATGGGAGATTATGAACTTATAGCAGAATTTAATGGAAATAATATTCAAAAATCTTCAAATACAACAGTCATATTATCAGTTGGAAAAAAAGATATAGTATTAGATACTAAAACAATTAACACAAACATGGGTGCAAAATTATTAATTAATGAAACACTCTATGATGTATATGGAAACCAACTAGTAGGAAAAAATAAAGTAGCAATTAAATATAATGGAAAAACAATACTAAAAACAACTATAAACAATGGAAAACTATGTGAATACATAGAAATACCAAAAACATTAAGAAGTAATAATACTTTAGAAATAGTAGTTGGTGAAAATAGTAAATATAATACAAAAAGATGTAACTTCACAATAAATGCATACAAACAAGGAGCTTTAATTAACATTAATAAAATAACAGCTAAACCTGGAGATTACATAACACTAAAAGCAACATTTAAAACAAATATGACAAATGAAAATATAACAAGTGGTAAAGTAGCATTTAAAATAAATGGAATAACTCAAAAAGATGTAGATGAAAATGGTGTTGTAAATTCTGAACCATTAAGAATATCAAATGGAGAAGCAACAATACACCTATACATTCCAAAAGACATGAAAAGTAAAACATATAATATAACAGTAACATACTCAGGAAATAGTTACGTAGAAACTGCAAGATGCACACAAGAAGCATTAACAATAAAAGCATAAACTTAAAAAAAGAAGAATCTACATTTAAATTTCACTCCCCTCCCTTCTTTTTTTTCTTATTTTTTTTTGATAATTAAAAATTATTATATTAATATTATCACTACATTTTCTAACCTAAAACTTAAAAAAAGAAGATTATCATAAATTTAATTTTTATAGTGATAAATAACCTAAACAAAAAAAAGAGGATGGAGGGTAAAAAAGAGAGGATGGAAGAAGATATCCTGAAATTTTTTATTTTATGAAAACTTTTTAATAATATTCTCATGCTTCAAGTAGATTATTTATATGATATGATGTTATATTTCCTATAACTATGTTTTCATCATTTACTACTGGTATTGATGATATACTATATTTTTGCATCATATCACGAATATCATAAATTGAGTCACCTTCATGACATGTTATAACATCTTTTGTCATAATATCATCAATATTATCTGTATTTGTCGCTATTGCTTTTGAAAGATCCCATGCTGTGATTATTCCAACAATATGATTTTTATTATCTACTATTGGTATATGTGTTTTGTTTTCTTTTAACATTAGTTCTGCTGCTTTTTTTACTGTGTATTTTTCATCGATTGTTATAATGTTACTTGACATTACATCTCGTACTGTTGCATGTGATAGGAAGTTACTAAGAATATAGTTCATTTGTCCATTTTCAATTAAAAATGCGTCATGTCCATATTCTGAGTTAAGTTTTGAATAGCTTACATTTACATTGTTTGCTCTTAGTGCTCGTACTATTTCTTCCATGTGATCATTTGGGTATAACCAGTCTGATGTAATTGACATGATAAGCATTTTGGATTTTATGTTTTTAAATGCT
Proteins encoded:
- a CDS encoding Ig-like domain-containing protein, with the translated sequence MIQTQTANDYETLKTSWNNIQENGDNTTQYTINLKDGNYNFKEELSSNITDLRHITINGNNVDKTIFDGENKTRFFNITSMNQIINFNNITFKNGLNDSLGGAIYTQSELNINNCNFIDNKVSTTTPSIYGGAIYVNNNLTVVNSTFINNKLIQEGYNGCYGGAIYFAQKDTLYTCNITYSNFINNSANGERGRGGAIAIQSGRITAHITNCNFEGNYASYTYGGSDIALGSSSNKTVEYCVFNTSNKRYMDYTIVGKNYFINDKSGFTFIVNGKYASVFNQKTKKLDIKYIYEDKDKDEIINNLGLGYVINITSSSDLINTTKISLNPENNYTTRIDISKLPANHENITLTSGNILIANIIYDHSNVEFNNITAKPGETITLNATFKTSDNKLIPNGKVAFKINGCTIGHSNIKYGTAKLNYTIPENYSAKDYILTTTYGGSSKFIEARTNSTLHLKKLVTKTNLTTTIEGNILKITVDPKDEKGNTVKTGKICVKIEGKTLQNLKIKGKTTLNFTIPKSWNNREIKVLAIYGENNNHKESRTEIKTKLVLNTKTTKTDEVINNYYVSDLTGSDTNTGSQTSPFKTIQKAINTINTNKQNANIYLDGNFKGVGNTNLTVPGNLHINFIGVGNSSIDGEVNYTIKTILDPDEYYWLSTPIWYPYNNATGNWAMNITSGTGLIKLSNLTIKNCWNPGESNFESYLTGTITNNGNLIVNNVSFIYNHGGVGAGIKNNSEGNLTVLNSLFEANRKSNSTGNYGAGIYNNGTATIINSTFQKNYARWGTVTNDKNLTIINSTIRDNIEYDGGSTYKTGTGITANTQSTNFYANLTMDNVTTVVDRCTFINNDQLDIYLDQSNINITNCVFNNSTGIYVPKFTNDFSYYNISIINNTFNSPRGSSLFKSLSSLNELQFALKAYANAYYVIENNTVLNITGGETYAVEIKSDNVILKNNTFNRVISVIGKNNTITRNNITTQEDIYGIVIGSSSLTNVTNNYISTKGFLGSAAINYDSLTTNIIENNTPQASLIQVDDDTFYRYFDDDGKLLNTFKNITQIQINNPLTNKNIILDKDIQIIQTSNIISSNLTITINNAKANINGVKIVNTNKEPGLIFNSNENIVENVAITTNADNTIVLNGENNNITNNVLIADILVGDESVKTTSTTNKIEDNTPSYKNYIITEKNYNEYFDNQGNMKPISDIREIYLLINGTIKSKEFIFNIDRTINLQNYQNAVLTNCTIKTLGNTKLNIKNITIINNNEKTPIIINSPVINIEYTNITADTNAINITNVSSASFNINYNNIFVNSSDNVASISIRNVTPTSANIRSNNITTYGPATNLNWVSGIVSTCSIELINTTGVTVSVNNITTSYNSYKDEYDTIYSVNMIGNKTGNVNTISSNNINTNGHNYAYAINSNYQTIKSNYNRIITKGQSPAGIQVMGSNGTRLSDIITCNGSYAQGIILSMCNNTQASSSSIVLNGNKTVGFSLYQCNNCDFQANKIKLNGTNAEAFNIVSSENSNITNNIINTIARNITNDSADIKLINTSGMQISGSTISTLNKYTITLDKESSGNLIKTNTLYSNEYYAEDSIMDNGILNRIRLNYPENPTSFITLNEKTYSEFFDKNGVLKDEIPSHITILISGNLYGKTLNITKPLNLISEKTTLEDCIIIIDKKATNTNITGVTLVGKNTKVKIYADNCTFNMDKLNITSTNNINPILILGNNNNIMLSNGVIRGASENNATIITIEGDSNKINIETLESQYYNVIGVLLNNANNNYINMTKSSTFQPFYANEACGVVLNNSNYNIVDASIGCYSSDHMVNLKLNNSSYNKFSGSLRADISNTQLILVENNSTYNRFENINIPGYGTNTIRTIPIIINNSHNNTIRDCSIQSGNSGNLINIIEGVGNTIEYNSLITATHGGDVAVLQENINDTVNNIVRYNVGKVVNVQVSSNIVSSTDALSSVLFNVTFKYRPDRQYIPVEDGLVIFIVNGKEVGNITLSSDDNGTALYNYTLTKDDVGSLDVKIRYIDLKAEKQLKILNKTIEINKFSTTTLMPNITNPKVEVNPKVMIMDSNGNIVYEGNVTFKLGNKTSTVSIVNGLAQTTFSLKDLDMGDYELIAEFNGNNIQKSSNTTVILSVGKKDIVLDTKTINTNMGAKLLINETLYDVYGNQLVGKNKVAIKYNGKTILKTTINNGKLCEYIEIPKTLRSNNTLEIVVGENSKYNTKRCNFTINAYKQGALININKITAKPGDYITLKATFKTNMTNENITSGKVAFKINGITQKDVDENGVVNSEPLRISNGEATIHLYIPKDMKSKTYNITVTYSGNSYVETARCTQEALTIKA